A stretch of Paenibacillus peoriae DNA encodes these proteins:
- a CDS encoding DegV family protein codes for MNKIKIFADSTSDIPTHWRQQYEISIVPLYTVFGDEALQDGVNIHPEQLFQRVSREGHLPRTAAPSPSDFIQAFTPYIEQGDDILYISLSSELSSTYQNALLAASEFPEGRITVFDSLNLSCGFGLLVMKAARAATNGNTIEQIVDMLTKTRPLIDTEFVIDTLEYLYKGGRCSGMQNLIGSLLKIRPVIKVIDGKMTPAYKVRGKREKALDQMLQNALNQRDQMDNDIIIVVHALAEEDALMLQARLKEETNAHEVLLTTAGCVISSHCGPQTIGIMYAKKA; via the coding sequence ATGAACAAAATTAAAATTTTTGCCGACAGTACCAGTGATATTCCAACTCACTGGCGGCAACAGTACGAGATTAGCATTGTACCTTTGTATACGGTATTTGGTGATGAAGCATTGCAGGATGGGGTGAACATTCATCCGGAACAATTATTTCAACGTGTAAGTCGCGAGGGACATTTACCACGTACCGCCGCACCTTCTCCGTCGGATTTTATTCAAGCCTTTACGCCCTACATAGAACAAGGGGACGACATTTTATATATCAGTCTGTCTTCCGAGCTATCATCAACGTACCAGAATGCGCTACTCGCTGCCTCCGAATTTCCGGAAGGCCGCATTACGGTTTTTGATTCCTTGAATTTGTCGTGCGGCTTTGGCCTGCTTGTGATGAAAGCTGCTCGTGCGGCAACCAACGGCAATACGATAGAGCAGATTGTAGACATGTTGACGAAAACCAGGCCGCTAATAGATACGGAATTTGTCATTGATACACTTGAATACCTGTATAAAGGCGGAAGATGCTCAGGCATGCAAAATCTGATCGGCAGTCTTCTCAAAATTCGTCCGGTGATCAAAGTAATTGACGGAAAAATGACGCCAGCCTACAAAGTCCGCGGCAAACGTGAAAAAGCACTGGATCAGATGCTGCAAAACGCTCTGAATCAACGAGATCAGATGGATAACGATATCATTATTGTCGTGCACGCTTTGGCCGAGGAAGATGCGCTGATGCTGCAAGCTCGCTTGAAAGAAGAAACGAACGCACATGAGGTACTGCTAACTACAGCAGGCTGTGTTATTTCCAGTCATTGTGGTCCACAGACTATCGGTATTATGTATGCCAAAAAGGCATAG
- a CDS encoding 4'-phosphopantetheinyl transferase family protein: protein MKIYAIDTSKPEAEEHYELLVPRVSLEKQHKLDRFLHREDALRGLYADVLLRWLACRQLKVSNASLQFTYNAFGKPSLINAPAFHFNVSHSGKWVVCAIDDHPLGIDIEQLRPIDFEVGRVCFSDTEYDALMRQDADSRLSYFYDLWTLKESFVKAEGQGLTLPLKSFSFELKAQPFIGFTTEGFTTEYYHFKQYELDQDYKMAVCAAHDQFAEQVQQIDINTLRLEVATQA from the coding sequence ATGAAAATATACGCGATTGATACGAGCAAGCCGGAAGCTGAGGAGCATTACGAATTACTGGTACCTCGGGTTTCACTAGAAAAGCAGCACAAGTTAGATCGTTTTTTACATCGGGAAGATGCTTTGAGGGGCTTATATGCCGATGTACTGCTAAGATGGTTGGCCTGTCGGCAATTGAAGGTATCGAATGCCAGTCTTCAATTTACATACAATGCATTCGGTAAGCCTTCCTTAATAAATGCACCTGCATTCCATTTTAATGTTTCTCACTCGGGAAAATGGGTGGTATGCGCTATTGATGATCACCCGCTTGGAATCGACATTGAGCAGCTCCGTCCTATTGATTTTGAGGTAGGTAGGGTGTGCTTTTCGGACACAGAGTATGATGCGTTAATGCGTCAGGATGCAGACAGCCGCTTATCCTATTTTTACGATCTATGGACGCTTAAGGAAAGCTTTGTGAAGGCCGAGGGGCAGGGACTAACCCTACCGTTGAAGTCTTTTTCATTTGAGCTAAAGGCACAACCATTCATAGGCTTCACGACAGAGGGCTTTACCACCGAGTATTATCATTTTAAGCAGTATGAGCTGGATCAGGATTATAAAATGGCTGTCTGTGCAGCTCATGACCAATTTGCCGAGCAGGTGCAGCAGATAGATATAAATACACTACGCTTGGAAGTGGCAACACAGGCGTAA
- a CDS encoding AzlC family ABC transporter permease: MSIASELSGTKHDSLSFLQGVKDCIPTLLGYVCVGFAAGIVGASSGVSTMEIALMSALVYAGASQFIMCSMLAVASPPSVIILTTFIVNARHLLLSASLAPYFSKYSLWKNIGIGVLLTDESFGVASDKLAKGGQVSDRWMNGLNITAYLAWIASCVAGGILGNWISRPEVFGLDFALPAMFLALLISQLQSVHTSKLKHRLLLVLCMAVLMYPLSWWVPSHIAVIVATMITATIGVLTDK, translated from the coding sequence ATGTCCATAGCTTCGGAGTTGAGCGGAACCAAGCACGATTCACTCAGCTTTTTACAAGGGGTTAAAGATTGCATTCCTACATTGCTTGGTTATGTATGCGTTGGGTTCGCGGCAGGGATTGTGGGCGCTTCGTCAGGGGTTAGCACCATGGAAATTGCCCTGATGTCGGCGCTTGTATATGCAGGAGCCTCCCAGTTTATTATGTGCTCAATGCTGGCTGTAGCCAGTCCTCCATCCGTCATTATTTTAACGACATTCATTGTAAATGCCCGCCACCTGCTGTTAAGTGCGTCGCTGGCTCCTTACTTTTCTAAATATTCACTATGGAAAAACATAGGTATCGGCGTTCTTTTGACGGACGAATCCTTTGGGGTAGCGTCTGATAAATTGGCTAAAGGCGGACAGGTCAGTGACCGTTGGATGAACGGGCTTAATATTACAGCTTATCTCGCCTGGATTGCATCCTGTGTGGCAGGAGGGATTCTCGGAAACTGGATTTCCCGACCGGAGGTTTTTGGTCTGGATTTTGCCTTGCCTGCGATGTTTCTTGCCCTACTCATTTCCCAGCTCCAAAGTGTCCATACCTCCAAACTCAAGCATCGTCTGCTGCTTGTGCTATGTATGGCTGTTCTGATGTACCCTTTGTCCTGGTGGGTGCCGTCACATATTGCTGTCATTGTAGCGACCATGATCACCGCAACGATTGGAGTGTTAACCGACAAATGA
- a CDS encoding RICIN domain-containing protein, which translates to MKYDFARLLCIMLSILLTLSIFQMFSPKIASAASANVVNGIQFKDTDGNVVHAHGGGMIKVDGYYYWFGENRNPNGTFKAVSAYRSSDLKNWEFRKNVLTSSSAVELNVSNIERPKVIYNEKTRKYVLWMHKENGVNYNEARVAVASSDTVDGDYTYQGSFRPLDYDSRDMTVYNDNGTAYLISATRVNADLNIYRLTPDFLQVESLVTTLWPGQYREAPAMFKKGDVYFLITSGATGWNPNQAKYATASSIEGTWSNTINFGDGTTYGSQSAYVIPVEGAQTTSYLYLGDRWAGAWSGPVQDSQYVWLPLRFPTATSLAMDWFDSINIDTASGVVEGITTPIAIDPDAYYQLVNRKSNKPLSIIGNATTDGADLEQRADAGTASQQWQLKDAGSGYYKIVNRSSGKLIGVESGTTTDGTVIEQWSDGGWSSQHWQLVSVTGGYYKLKNRATGKLIDISEGATADGAKAIQWGDNGGTNQHFRVVKVE; encoded by the coding sequence ATGAAATATGATTTTGCCCGCTTGCTGTGTATTATGCTCTCTATTTTGCTGACGTTGAGCATTTTTCAGATGTTTTCACCTAAGATCGCTTCAGCCGCTTCAGCGAATGTCGTGAATGGCATTCAGTTTAAAGATACAGATGGAAACGTAGTCCATGCCCATGGGGGTGGTATGATTAAAGTAGACGGTTACTATTATTGGTTTGGTGAAAATCGTAATCCCAACGGCACGTTCAAGGCGGTATCCGCCTACCGTTCCTCTGATTTAAAAAACTGGGAGTTTCGTAAAAACGTACTGACCAGCAGCTCCGCCGTAGAGCTGAATGTTTCGAATATTGAACGTCCGAAAGTGATTTATAATGAAAAAACACGCAAATACGTATTATGGATGCACAAGGAGAATGGGGTTAATTACAACGAGGCCCGAGTGGCTGTCGCCTCCTCCGATACGGTGGACGGCGATTACACATATCAGGGTAGCTTCCGTCCTCTGGATTACGATTCGCGCGATATGACCGTATACAACGATAACGGTACAGCTTACCTTATTTCGGCTACCCGGGTAAACGCGGATCTGAACATTTATCGTCTGACACCGGATTTTCTGCAAGTTGAATCGCTGGTGACTACACTTTGGCCTGGACAATACCGTGAAGCTCCAGCGATGTTCAAAAAAGGAGACGTCTACTTCCTGATTACATCAGGGGCGACCGGCTGGAATCCCAATCAGGCCAAGTATGCTACCGCATCCAGCATTGAAGGAACCTGGAGTAATACGATAAACTTTGGGGACGGTACGACTTATGGTTCACAGTCGGCTTACGTGATTCCTGTTGAAGGTGCCCAGACAACTTCATACCTGTATTTGGGCGACCGTTGGGCGGGTGCGTGGAGCGGTCCTGTGCAGGATTCTCAATATGTATGGTTGCCACTGCGTTTTCCAACAGCGACTTCATTAGCTATGGATTGGTTCGACAGCATTAATATTGACACCGCCAGTGGTGTGGTCGAGGGGATAACGACCCCAATTGCCATTGATCCGGATGCCTATTATCAGCTAGTGAATCGCAAGAGCAATAAGCCACTAAGCATTATTGGCAATGCAACGACGGACGGCGCAGACCTGGAACAGCGTGCAGATGCGGGAACAGCAAGCCAACAATGGCAACTCAAAGATGCAGGCAGCGGATATTATAAAATTGTGAACCGCAGCAGCGGAAAGCTAATTGGTGTTGAAAGCGGTACTACAACGGATGGTACAGTTATTGAGCAGTGGAGCGACGGAGGCTGGTCCAGTCAGCACTGGCAATTAGTATCCGTAACCGGTGGTTATTACAAGCTGAAAAATCGGGCAACTGGCAAGCTGATCGATATTTCTGAAGGCGCCACCGCCGATGGAGCCAAAGCCATTCAATGGGGCGATAATGGTGGGACAAATCAGCATTTCCGTGTAGTTAAAGTAGAATAG
- a CDS encoding S-layer homology domain-containing protein, protein MSSKRSRWLAKLTLSATAAITIFTTFSSYLAAPAAASGATFQDTAHSYAYQSIISLHAKGILNGTRPGYFSPKKAVTRAEWVTALDRTLGLEPVQAPVPSYRDVAKKTWYYGWIEAASQLNIVQGGTSATFQPNSPITRQEAALMIARLIRSSGGSGDATSSFTDTGEIADWALDAVITVNRYGFMKGESNYFRPASSLTREETAVLLERLLTYSTKHANQTASTASSIRIGWQYDQTIQQFENTVLQSNINTLSPRWFFLNETGIISDYTNSSLLTWAKQHHKNIWAMVGNRSNLALTHQILSSEVLRNTTISQLANAVSVYGLNGLVIDFENVDGQDRAHLTLFVQQLKAKLKSQNTVLAICVSPDYGTDWTAAFDYKQLGAAADYLILMGYDEHWGGSSIPGSVSSLPWLRESVRRFVQTTYPEKAILALPLFTRNWTLNASGQSIASSDISLDQQNQLISRSVSQPIWNEDIQQYTVSYKDTQLHKLWLEEGRSFTRKYRLGQDAGFAGFAYWYAGGASSDLWSSVKNADRFIQRGL, encoded by the coding sequence ATGAGTTCCAAACGATCACGTTGGTTAGCCAAGCTTACCCTATCAGCAACGGCAGCCATCACAATATTCACAACATTCTCTTCATACTTAGCTGCTCCAGCAGCAGCATCCGGCGCTACGTTCCAAGATACTGCACACAGCTATGCCTATCAGTCTATTATTTCCCTGCACGCTAAAGGAATTTTGAACGGTACACGACCTGGTTACTTCTCTCCTAAAAAGGCTGTTACCAGAGCCGAATGGGTTACCGCACTGGACCGTACACTCGGTCTGGAGCCTGTACAAGCACCCGTTCCCTCCTACCGAGATGTTGCCAAAAAGACGTGGTACTATGGATGGATTGAAGCGGCTTCGCAGCTCAATATCGTTCAGGGGGGAACGTCTGCCACATTCCAACCTAATAGTCCTATAACCCGTCAAGAAGCGGCTTTGATGATCGCACGTCTCATCCGCTCTTCGGGCGGATCAGGAGATGCTACTTCCTCCTTTACAGATACTGGCGAAATTGCAGATTGGGCTCTTGATGCGGTAATCACCGTAAATCGTTACGGCTTTATGAAAGGTGAAAGTAACTATTTTCGTCCTGCATCCTCTCTGACTCGTGAAGAAACAGCGGTCTTACTGGAGCGACTGCTAACGTATTCAACAAAACATGCTAACCAAACTGCTTCCACCGCTTCTTCCATCCGAATTGGCTGGCAATATGATCAAACCATTCAGCAGTTTGAAAATACGGTGCTCCAATCCAACATCAACACCCTGTCACCACGTTGGTTTTTTCTGAATGAAACAGGTATTATCAGCGATTATACCAATTCATCGCTGCTCACCTGGGCCAAACAGCATCATAAAAATATCTGGGCGATGGTAGGCAACCGTTCCAACCTGGCACTGACGCACCAAATTTTGTCCAGTGAGGTTCTACGAAATACAACCATAAGTCAGCTTGCTAATGCTGTATCTGTATACGGTTTGAACGGACTTGTCATTGATTTTGAAAATGTAGATGGTCAGGATCGTGCCCATTTAACATTGTTCGTCCAACAATTAAAAGCTAAGTTGAAGAGTCAGAATACGGTACTGGCGATTTGTGTATCTCCTGATTACGGAACGGACTGGACTGCCGCCTTTGATTATAAACAGCTTGGCGCTGCGGCAGACTATCTGATCCTGATGGGATATGACGAGCATTGGGGAGGTAGCTCGATCCCCGGCTCTGTGTCCTCACTGCCATGGCTTCGTGAAAGCGTGCGGCGTTTTGTACAAACCACCTATCCGGAGAAAGCGATCTTGGCGTTGCCATTATTTACACGGAACTGGACGCTTAACGCTAGCGGGCAATCAATCGCTTCCTCTGATATTTCACTAGATCAGCAAAACCAGCTCATATCCCGTTCCGTCTCCCAACCAATCTGGAATGAGGATATTCAGCAGTATACCGTGTCTTACAAAGACACGCAGCTTCATAAGCTGTGGCTCGAGGAAGGACGATCCTTCACTCGTAAGTATCGCTTGGGACAGGATGCTGGGTTTGCTGGCTTCGCCTACTGGTATGCGGGCGGAGCCAGCTCTGATCTGTGGTCCAGTGTAAAAAACGCTGACCGATTTATACAGCGTGGTTTATAA
- a CDS encoding amidohydrolase: MTFVLFKHGRLYGEWASKGDSIVVQQGRIQAVGYARELELQLSGKEYETVDWEDAYVLPGLTDSHMHLSMHGMKLSMLDLTSATSKGEMLAMLRKRVAVTPPGEWILGLNWNENAFIPVEIPDISELDAITDQHPVYLTRTCFHTFLANSEAFRRAGINEDTPDPASGAYGRDADGRLNGLVYEEASFAFTSVQPEPDYSVKKDTIRRASMDALRLGLTAAHTEDLRFLGSVETMQRIYRELREEGLPFRTHQLIYHPFLEEAKVQGLRAGTGNEWFKIGAIKMFADGAIGGRTALLSEPYSDAPHTCGMAIQPQPELNQMVAAVRAAGYPVAVHAIGDGAAHMILTAMEAHALTEESGLPDRLIHGQVLRGDLVKRMAKLPLIADIQPRFVASDFPWVLDRVGKERTEYLYAWKKLLEAGIPCAGGSDAPIEPLNPFLGIHAAVTRAKPEEMHEGYLPAEKLDVHEAIRLFTTGSAVAAGEADERGTIAEGKAADFTVIDRDVSESPQALLDVKVRMTVVNGKVAYRS; encoded by the coding sequence TTGACATTCGTTTTGTTCAAGCACGGCCGGTTGTATGGGGAGTGGGCTTCCAAAGGAGACTCCATCGTTGTACAGCAGGGTCGGATACAGGCCGTCGGATATGCTCGGGAGCTTGAATTGCAGTTGTCCGGTAAGGAATATGAAACCGTGGATTGGGAAGATGCCTATGTACTGCCAGGCTTAACCGATTCACATATGCATTTATCTATGCATGGTATGAAGTTATCTATGCTCGATTTAACATCAGCTACCTCCAAGGGCGAGATGCTGGCTATGCTACGCAAACGGGTCGCTGTAACACCGCCGGGAGAGTGGATTTTAGGACTTAACTGGAACGAAAATGCTTTTATTCCTGTTGAAATTCCGGATATATCCGAGCTGGATGCCATTACAGATCAGCATCCGGTATATCTCACTCGTACGTGCTTTCATACGTTTTTGGCCAATTCAGAGGCATTTCGACGTGCGGGTATTAACGAGGACACCCCTGACCCGGCTTCGGGGGCCTATGGACGAGACGCAGATGGACGGTTGAACGGATTGGTTTATGAGGAAGCCTCCTTTGCCTTTACTAGCGTGCAGCCAGAACCGGATTATTCGGTTAAGAAGGATACGATTCGGCGGGCTTCTATGGATGCGTTAAGGCTTGGTTTGACTGCTGCGCACACAGAGGATTTACGTTTTTTGGGCAGCGTGGAGACGATGCAGCGAATTTACAGGGAGCTGAGAGAAGAAGGCCTTCCTTTTCGCACACACCAGCTCATCTATCATCCATTTTTGGAAGAAGCGAAAGTGCAAGGGCTGCGTGCAGGTACCGGAAATGAGTGGTTTAAAATCGGTGCGATAAAAATGTTTGCCGATGGCGCTATTGGTGGAAGAACGGCATTATTGTCTGAACCCTATAGTGATGCTCCGCATACCTGCGGAATGGCGATCCAACCGCAGCCGGAGCTGAATCAGATGGTGGCTGCTGTCAGAGCCGCAGGCTATCCCGTGGCTGTGCATGCCATAGGAGATGGGGCGGCGCACATGATTTTGACAGCGATGGAGGCCCATGCGCTCACGGAGGAAAGCGGTTTGCCAGATCGTCTGATCCACGGACAGGTGCTTAGGGGTGATTTGGTCAAGAGAATGGCGAAGCTGCCGCTGATCGCGGACATCCAGCCCCGTTTTGTCGCAAGTGACTTCCCTTGGGTACTGGATCGGGTGGGGAAAGAACGGACTGAATATTTATATGCCTGGAAAAAGCTACTGGAAGCAGGCATTCCATGTGCTGGAGGTAGTGACGCGCCGATTGAGCCGTTAAACCCTTTTCTTGGTATTCATGCGGCAGTGACTCGCGCCAAGCCGGAAGAAATGCATGAGGGCTATCTTCCCGCTGAAAAGCTGGATGTACATGAAGCCATTCGTTTGTTTACCACGGGAAGCGCAGTAGCAGCTGGTGAGGCTGATGAAAGAGGGACGATAGCTGAAGGGAAAGCCGCTGACTTTACAGTCATTGACCGTGATGTATCGGAAAGCCCGCAAGCTTTACTTGATGTTAAGGTACGAATGACAGTTGTAAACGGGAAAGTTGCATATCGGTCATAG
- a CDS encoding AzlD domain-containing protein — translation MNINPHVLYIIIGAMIVTAIPRIIPFVVLQRLALPKPVLQWLSYIPICIFTALVMENLLVRTETSVTFNGQVLMAVFPTLVTALWSKNLLATVVVGIVSMAVVRLLWMG, via the coding sequence ATGAACATTAATCCCCATGTCCTGTATATCATTATCGGTGCCATGATTGTCACGGCGATCCCAAGGATCATTCCCTTTGTCGTGCTGCAAAGGCTGGCGCTACCCAAGCCAGTGCTACAATGGCTTTCCTATATTCCTATTTGTATTTTCACTGCACTCGTGATGGAAAATCTACTCGTCCGAACCGAGACCTCCGTCACTTTTAATGGGCAAGTGCTTATGGCTGTCTTTCCAACGCTAGTGACCGCCTTGTGGAGCAAAAACCTGCTGGCTACCGTCGTTGTCGGTATTGTGAGTATGGCTGTAGTTCGACTTTTATGGATGGGGTAG
- a CDS encoding helix-turn-helix domain-containing protein, which translates to MDSMQYIIGSNLAQIRKTRGLSLDKVAELTGVSKGMLAQIEKGKSNPTVTTLWKIANGLHVSFSTFLKEDPPQITKIRREDLHPVIDEDGNYFVYPVFPYHAEKKFEVFTVSLKPGFTHQAEKHLGEETILMIRGEMYFEMQGQQLKLSAGDAVQFQVSDIHTYRNDSDEDADFYVLIYYAD; encoded by the coding sequence GTGGATTCAATGCAGTATATTATTGGCTCTAATTTGGCTCAAATCAGGAAGACTAGAGGATTAAGTTTGGATAAGGTGGCTGAACTGACAGGGGTCAGCAAAGGGATGCTGGCTCAGATTGAGAAGGGGAAATCCAATCCTACGGTAACAACCCTTTGGAAAATTGCGAACGGTTTGCACGTATCCTTCTCCACCTTTCTTAAAGAAGACCCGCCGCAAATCACGAAGATTCGAAGGGAAGACCTGCATCCGGTTATTGATGAGGACGGTAACTATTTTGTTTACCCTGTATTCCCGTATCACGCGGAAAAGAAGTTTGAGGTGTTCACGGTAAGTCTGAAGCCAGGCTTTACACACCAGGCAGAGAAGCATCTGGGAGAGGAAACGATTCTCATGATCCGTGGGGAAATGTACTTTGAGATGCAGGGGCAACAGCTCAAGCTGAGTGCAGGGGATGCCGTGCAATTTCAAGTATCTGACATACATACCTACCGCAATGATTCGGATGAGGATGCCGATTTTTATGTATTGATTTATTATGCGGATTAG
- a CDS encoding acyl-CoA thioesterase, which produces MESKYIRETYCFKTSRVFPNDINNHNTLFGGRLMSYIDDIASIAAAKLCRTNTVTASTDSVDFLLPIHPSDSVTLEAFVTWTGRSSMEVFVKVIREGLMTGDRKIAATAFLTFVALDENNRKVTVPQVIPETEEQLQLHQTAPSRAAIRRQRREESKQLASFLTTDYPWEL; this is translated from the coding sequence ATGGAAAGCAAGTACATCCGAGAAACCTACTGCTTTAAGACATCCCGAGTATTTCCCAACGATATCAACAATCATAACACGCTCTTCGGCGGCCGATTGATGTCGTATATCGACGATATCGCATCTATTGCAGCTGCTAAGCTGTGTCGTACGAACACAGTTACAGCCTCTACGGATTCGGTGGATTTTTTGCTACCTATCCATCCGAGTGATTCTGTCACGCTAGAAGCGTTCGTAACCTGGACAGGCCGTAGCTCGATGGAGGTGTTCGTAAAGGTAATTCGTGAAGGACTAATGACTGGCGACCGAAAAATCGCAGCCACCGCCTTCCTGACCTTTGTGGCATTGGACGAGAACAACCGTAAAGTGACCGTGCCGCAGGTGATTCCAGAAACAGAAGAGCAGTTACAATTGCACCAGACGGCTCCATCACGCGCAGCCATACGGCGTCAGCGGAGGGAAGAAAGCAAGCAGCTGGCTAGTTTTCTGACAACAGATTATCCGTGGGAACTGTAA
- a CDS encoding MFS transporter: MNPQTRKSRYMYTMQLATIFIGFIVFGISENIKGPAIPRIQFDFNLDEQQLGTLLSLNALGYLIACSFTAVLVRKWGIKAVSIISFASMIISGVFIYLSHTYPFFASSYFLMYIGNGMLEIALAILGARIFVKNTGTMMNLSHFFYGLSSTVAPLLATGVMSLTVFGHTLDWRGMYLAMLSLCLLPIVAALLSTFPGDDLQHEERTSLKTLTRDPALWMMVMILSFGVVSELAVGGWLVNFLEKAYSWSTVKASSMLSAFFLTFSLGRLLLGPLTDRMGFVLSTILFSAFSAICTFAAIAGGERLAFLFAVSGAGIAMIYPTVMAFIARRYPKDSDTAITFVVTLMGIGSVIGNYVIGWVIEGVKIVYGATTELGMLRGLQAGYGVIGLCAAICAVSGIILYRYLKKRQELI; the protein is encoded by the coding sequence TTGAATCCGCAAACCCGCAAGTCCCGTTACATGTACACGATGCAGCTGGCGACAATTTTTATTGGCTTTATTGTATTTGGCATCTCGGAAAATATTAAAGGCCCTGCTATTCCACGCATTCAATTCGACTTCAATCTGGATGAACAGCAGCTCGGAACATTGTTGTCTCTAAACGCACTTGGTTATTTGATTGCCTGCTCGTTCACCGCCGTTCTTGTCCGTAAGTGGGGAATCAAGGCGGTCAGCATCATTTCCTTTGCTTCCATGATCATCTCGGGAGTGTTCATCTATCTGTCGCACACGTATCCTTTCTTCGCCTCGTCCTACTTCTTGATGTATATTGGGAACGGCATGCTGGAGATTGCGCTCGCCATTTTGGGGGCGAGGATTTTTGTGAAAAATACCGGCACGATGATGAATTTGTCCCACTTTTTCTATGGGCTCAGCTCAACAGTCGCCCCTTTGCTGGCGACGGGAGTCATGTCACTGACGGTATTTGGACATACGCTGGACTGGCGGGGGATGTATCTGGCTATGTTGTCGCTCTGCCTGCTGCCGATTGTGGCCGCGCTGCTCAGTACCTTCCCGGGAGACGATCTGCAGCATGAGGAACGGACCTCACTCAAGACCCTAACCCGCGATCCGGCACTCTGGATGATGGTAATGATCCTGTCGTTTGGGGTAGTCTCTGAGCTCGCAGTTGGGGGCTGGCTAGTCAACTTCTTAGAGAAAGCGTATTCATGGAGTACGGTGAAGGCGTCCAGCATGCTCTCAGCGTTCTTTCTTACCTTCTCGTTGGGGCGCCTGTTGCTTGGTCCGCTCACTGACCGGATGGGGTTTGTGCTTTCGACGATTCTATTCTCCGCCTTCTCAGCGATATGTACGTTCGCAGCAATCGCGGGTGGGGAGAGACTGGCGTTTCTCTTTGCCGTATCGGGTGCAGGCATTGCAATGATCTATCCGACCGTGATGGCGTTCATAGCACGGAGATATCCGAAGGACAGTGATACAGCTATTACGTTCGTCGTCACGCTGATGGGTATAGGTAGTGTCATTGGCAACTATGTGATCGGCTGGGTAATCGAAGGGGTCAAGATAGTCTACGGCGCAACTACTGAGCTTGGCATGTTGCGCGGGCTCCAGGCGGGATATGGAGTTATCGGTCTATGCGCAGCCATCTGCGCGGTCTCGGGAATTATTCTCTACAGATATCTGAAAAAACGGCAGGAGCTTATATAA